Proteins found in one Pseudomonas sp. P8_241 genomic segment:
- a CDS encoding DUF3313 domain-containing protein yields the protein MTWVPKLFIGVALTGLLLGGCTSQVPEREQYSGFLSNYDNLQEVTTTTGEKAMRWVSPSWNPNAYDTIAFRTLEFYPAPKPNEQVNQQTLADLQDFMSRKAKLILGQKYQRVSNAAAAPAGSHPLILRAAITGVSASNEGMKWYEVMPIAAVVGATQAATGHRDQDTNLFIEAEFIDARTHQTMARMVRKVFGSQLENESQRITTKDFKDAIEKLNTDLWAFIHR from the coding sequence ATGACTTGGGTACCTAAACTGTTTATTGGCGTCGCATTGACCGGCCTGCTACTCGGCGGTTGCACCTCCCAGGTCCCTGAACGCGAGCAGTACTCGGGTTTCCTGTCCAACTACGACAACCTGCAAGAAGTGACCACCACCACGGGTGAGAAGGCAATGCGCTGGGTCAGCCCGTCGTGGAACCCCAATGCCTATGACACCATTGCGTTCCGAACGCTGGAGTTCTATCCCGCGCCCAAACCCAACGAGCAGGTCAATCAGCAGACGCTGGCCGACTTGCAGGACTTCATGTCCAGAAAGGCCAAACTCATACTGGGCCAGAAGTACCAGAGGGTGTCTAACGCGGCCGCTGCGCCGGCCGGGTCCCACCCCCTGATCCTGCGTGCGGCCATTACCGGTGTCAGCGCCTCGAACGAAGGCATGAAGTGGTATGAAGTGATGCCGATCGCGGCGGTTGTCGGCGCGACACAGGCCGCCACCGGTCACCGGGACCAGGACACCAATCTGTTTATCGAAGCCGAGTTCATTGACGCGAGAACCCATCAGACCATGGCCAGAATGGTGCGTAAGGTGTTCGGCAGCCAGCTGGAGAACGAGAGTCAGCGAATCACCACCAAAGACTTTAAAGACGCAATCGAAAAACTGAACACCGATCTCTGGGCGTTCATCCATCGTTGA